A window of Maioricimonas rarisocia genomic DNA:
TCGCGGCGATCATGTTCGTCGGCGTAGAGCTGCTTGAGCTGCTGGTGGAGCGAGGTCTCCATCGTGTTTCCCCTGTGCGATCCGTGCGGCGGGATCGTAGGGGGAAACGGCAAACAGGTCGAGACGGGCTGGTGGAGGAGGACGAGTGTGCCACGGCTATGCGTGCGGTAGGTTCAGTAGCAGGCATTCACGAGTGTCAAAGTGGGGCAGGCATTCCTGCCTGCCCGTGCACTCGCTTGCGCTTCGTGCTGGTATCGGGGGCGAGCGTCCGCTGACGTAGTTCAGGCATCGCCTGACGAACACCGACGTTGAATGACGAGTCAGGCTGCATGCCCACCCGCCTTCGGCGTGAGGGCATGGCACCCGTCGGGCGGGCCGCGATGCCGGGACCAGCCGTAGGGCCGGCTATTGCCGGCCGACGAGTCTGGTGGACGGACCGGTGTGCCGCGCCCTCACCTCTGCGGCGGCACTCGCTTGCGCTTCGTGCTGGTATCGGATGCGAGCGTCAGCTGACGTAGCCCAGGCATCGCCTGACGAACACCGACGTTGAATGACGAGTCAGGCTGCATGCCCACCCGCCTTCGGCGTGAGGGCATGGCATCCGTCGGGCGGGCCGCAATGCTGGGACCAGTCCCAGCCTACCTCTCAGGACTCATCGCTCAGCTCTTCGACCGTCAGCAGCGGAGGTCCATCTGCAGCGAGTACCAGTGGACGACGCCGTCCGGCTGATAGACCGCCATCACGAGTGGTCCGCCGCCGGCATGCGATGTGAGCAGGGGAGTCTTACCATTGCGGAACCGCGATTTCCCCTCGGCGTCCCCGCACTTCCAGTACCATCCCCCTTCACGGGTAAAGTCATCGACCGTGGCATCGGCACGGAAGACCTCCATGGTGGCGGGGCGGATCCGGAAGGGCATCGCTTCCCCCTGCGGAACCCGGGCCGACGTGACGAACAGGTCCTGCCTGGCGTCGACGATCGACGTTGCGTGGTCCAGAAACATATAGCCGCCCAGACCATGCTGTCGCACGTCTTCAAGCGCGTTGTCGGCCGCACCGTCTCCCTGCGGTTCGGTTTCGCCAGGCAAGTGATCGGGGGAAACGGCGGTCGCGAGTGCTGCACCACCCAGTGTGGCCAGGAGGGCTCGGCGATTGATGGATTGCTGGTCTGCCATCGCACTCACTCCGAACGAAGGGGCCTGAAAGAATTGCGCAGTCTGCCCGCGGCAGGAACTTGCCGCACCCTTGATGCTACCACATGAAATAACAGCGCACCAAATCGGAACTCCGCCAGTCAGTCGTCGCGGAGATCGACGATCTCACGCACAGTTGTTGCTCCGTCCAACGAAAAACGGACGACCCGGGGTGGTCGTCCGCGGGGGACACTCGCCGGTGGGGGCGGCGGCTGTTCTGCCGTCAACGAGAAGAGATACGAAAATGGGCAGACGCGATTGTCTGCCCTGGTGAGTTGGCAATGCCGGGAACTGTCCCGGCCTGCGACGCTGCGTGCGGCGAACCGTGCAGCATCGGCATGAGATCGGCCGATTGGCGGACTCCATCTACACGCCCACGGCTCCCGGCTCTTCGCGGAACTCGCGTGGCTTGCGTTGGCGTTTCGATCGATCCTCGGGGGCCGGACGCTTCTTGCGAGGACGCTTCGCCTTCTCTTCCAGTTCGGGCTCGGGCGCCTTCTTCGGAGTCAGTCGCGGTCGGATCTTCTCCGAGTCCGCTTCCTGCTCCGCCCGCTCTTCCAGCTCGTCGACGTAGACGCCCAGTTCGGCCAGCGATTCCTCGACCGGCGGCTGGGTGTAGCAGGAGCCGGCCGTCCAGGAGCCGCAGCCCTTCATTCCCTTGTAGCCGTAACTCTGGTCCAGGCTGCGGACGGCAAACGCCAGTTCCGTCAGTTCGTCGTTCACCGATTTTGACAGAGCGCTCAGTCCCACCGTTGCCCCGATCACGCCCAGTGTGCCCAGCAGGACGACTTCAGCGGACAGGACGGCACCACACTCGTCGCGCCACAACTCGCGGAGAGTCTGCATCTCGTTACCTCTTCTGAGTTAAGGACCACAAACCGGAGGAGAGGGTGCTGCGGTCCTCTCCTGAGAGCGTGTGTGGCGGCGATGGTCCATTTGGTTCAACTGTAGTGGATGTGCGGGTTGTAGTCAATATGCGGGCTTTGAACAAAGTGGAGAGGTGTCGTTGCAATCTGTTCAGCAGGTTGAACAGGTTGGGGCAGGAGCAGGTCATCTTCCGGAAGCCGGGTGAACGGAACCGTTTTGAGCTATAGTTGGCGAACAACCGATCTGAACTCAGCGAACGTGGACAGGACGCATGGCTGAACGACTGCGCGGGATCTTCACACCCAACCTGGTGCCGTACGATGCGGACGGCGGGATCAACGAACCCGAACTCCGCCGGTACGTGGACTGGTTGATCGAGCGGGGAGTGCACGGCCTGTATCCGAACGGTTCAACGGGTGAGTTCACCCGCTTCACGCCGGAAGAACGGCAGCGGATCGTGGCCATCATCGCCGACCAGGCGCGCGGCCGCGTGCCGATTCTCGCCGGTGCGGCGGAAGCGAATGCCCGCGAGACACTGCGTGCCTGCGAAGCGTATGCAGAGATGGGCGTGCGGGCCGTCGCGATCGTGGCCCCGTTCTACTACAAGCTGAGCCCGGCCTCGGTGTACGCGTACTTTCGCGAGATCGGCCTCAACACGCCGATCGATGTGACGCTGTACAACATTCCGATGTTTGCCAGCCCGATCGATGTGCCGACGGTCCAGCGACTCAGTGAAGAGTGCGAGCGGATCGTGGCGATCAAGGACTCATCCGGCGAGATCCCGCACATGATCCGGATGATTCAGGCGGTCCGACCGAACCGTCCCGAATTCAGCTTTCTGACCGGCTGGGATGCGGCACTGATGCCGATGCTGCTGGTCGGCTGCGACGGCGGAACGAACGCTTCGAGCGGTGTGGTGCCGGAGCTCACCCGCAAGCTGTACGACCTGACGCTGGCCGGTCAGCTCGACGAGGCCCGTCACATTCAGTACGACCTGGTGACGCTGTTCGACACGATGATCTTCCAGGCCGAATTCCCGGAAGGCTTTCGTGCGGCGGTCAACCTGCGTGGCTTCCAGATGGGTCGGGGACGTCAGCCGCTTTCGGAAGGCCAGCTGGCCGATCTGTCCGAACTGAGCCGGACGCTGCAATGCCTGCTGTCGACCCACGGCTTTACCGATCAGCCGGTCGGCGGATGTCCCGTCGATACGCCGGCCCCGACGTCATCGGGAGGTGCTGGTTCCGCCGACGACGTCTCGCGAATCACGCAGGCGGTGCTGGCCGAACTGAAGCGTCGTGGCCTTGCCTGAAAAGAGAAGGGCACACGGACGCACAACCGTGCGTCCGCGGCCCCCAACCCGCTTCGCCTGGCAGTCACGGTTACGCCGTCATGGGAAGTTGACGACGTTACCGTCGGCCCGCTGACCAAGCCAGCGGAACAGGTTGTAGTCGACGTTCTCGCTGAGGAAGTGGACCGAGCCATCGGCCATCAGGAACTGGATGCCTCCCTCGTGCAGGCTCGAGAAGTTCACGATGTGGTTGGTCGAGTTCGGCGTGTGATGCATCGCCATGCCGGACATCATCGTCTGGCCGACATGTCCGAGCACGAGTGAGCCGGGCCCCTCGTCGGGCATCATGCCCATGCCGGCCGGTCGCATCACGCCGGGAATTGCTGCGTACCACGTCGAGCTGGCATCGATGGCCGGCTGGCCCGAAACGAACTGGTGCCGCCAGCTTCGCTCGCCGACCAGCAGCGTGTTCGAGGTGCCGTCGACGATATCGCGCATCCTCGTCCGGCTGTTGCGGTAGAGGATGCCTGCCGGGTCGGGGCGGCCCGGTGCCATGGTCACGCTGCCGTAGCCGAAGATGCCCACATAGTTGGCCGTGCCGAGCTGGTAGTCGCTGGAGCCGTCGGAAACAGTGAACGTGCCCGGCGCGGTATCCGACGGGCAGCGAAAGACGGACAGCACCTGCCGGCCGGAGTCGATGTTGACGGCATCCGTGGCGTCGAGCGAGAAGTTCAGCTGGTTGTAGGTGGGAGCCTGGTCGACGAACGGAAGGATCATCGTTCCCCAGGCGAACCCGGGACCGGTCTCCGCCGAAGCCGGATCGGTCGCGGAGACGTACCGGGCGATGTAGCCGGGCGGAAAGGCTCCATGCGTGTCGTGATAGTTGTGGAGCGCCACGCCGAACTGTTTGAGGTTGTTCTTGCACTGGCTGCGGCGAGCGGCCTCACGGGCCTGTTGGACCGCGGGAAGCAGCAGGGCCACAAGAATGGCGATGATGGCGATCACCACCAGCAGTTCGATCAGGGTGAATCCGCGTCGTCGCGGACGGTGTGTCGTTGGGAGCGTCATCAGTCGGAACCTTGTATGCAGTCGCGATCCGGCGGCCGCGCGGGCCACCGTTCGAGCTGCCAGTTTGTTAGGCCGTGCAGCGGCTCCGACGTCCGAGCAGAGCGAGCGCGGTCAGGCAACGGCGCAGCAGAAGCACCGGTGGCGACGCGATATCGTTGACGTCGGGCACTACGAGACGAGCAGGTTCGCCCGCAGCTGCGGTGGCGGCGTCTCCGGCTGATGAGCGCAGTCGGACTTGAGCGCAGTTCGCGGCGTGCCGAGTCTCCACAGTGTGGGAGATGCCGCGAGCACTGGCGTGGCAGTCGGGAGCCGCGGCTCTCTGCTGACAAGGTACCCGTGGTAGGTGTCAGAGCCACAGTCACACTGCGTGAGCGCCGGTGCTTCAGGCGGTTCGTTTGCCGGCGTTCGGGCAGTTTCGGGCCGACTGCAGCAGGAAGACGAGGCAACCGGCTTTTCGGAGCGACTGCAGCAGCTCGTTGTGTCGACCTTCGACCGGCAACAGCAGAGTCCCTGCCGGATCAGCGTCGGCGGACACCCACAGCTGCGCGAGACGGTGTGGTCGACAGTCTGGGGGCCCTCGGGCAAGACCCTGAGCGGGAGCCCCAGCAGCGTGACAAGATAGCTGACCAGCAGCGTGAACCTTGTCAGCCGGCTGAGACGGGACGCCATTCGTCGTCGACGGCACCGCTTCCGCATGACTCGTGTCTTGATCGCTCACCAGATTGGTGGTGTTCCGCGATCATTGAGCCTACCGGGAAGCTGCCGGCACCGTCAACAACGTGGCAATCATGACAACCGGATCGGCGGGAGGCTCACAGCTCCCCTTCGAGACGCCGGAACGCCTCGACTCCGAAGTATTCGGGCAGACCGAGCTCGTTGTAGCGGCGAGCCGTCTGCTTCGTGCGGGCTTCGGCCCGGACCCAGAATTCCCGCTCGTCATGCCCGGGGAAGAGGGCCGCATCCTTCTGCGATTCGTGCTTGAAGATCGCCAGCTTCTTCCTGAGCATCACTTCGGGGCTAAGGGGAACGGCACGGTCGATTTCGTGCGGTTCGTATTCCTGCCAGGCACCGCGGTACAGCCAGGCTTCCGGCTGCAGATCATCCTCGCCGAGCACCTTCAGGGCGGAAATGATCGCTTCGGCACACATGCGGTGCGTGCCGTGCGGGTCAGACAGGTCACCGGCCAGGTAGATCTGCGCCGGTTCGAGTGTGCGGATCAGCTCGGCCACGATGGCGACGTCTTCGTCGCCGATCGGCTTCTTCTTGACCTGGCCGGTCTGGTAGAAGGGCATGTCGAGAAAGTGACAGTGGTCGGCGGGCACGCCGGCCGTCTCGGCAGCACAGACCGCTTCCGTCTTGCGGATCAGTCCTTTGACCTTGAGGACCTCGGGCGAGTTGCTGTCGCCGCGACGGGCCAGCGCCTCGCGGAGGCCCGTTTCCATGGCGGTGCTCTCCTGCGACTGCAGGTTGAACATCTTCAGGTATTCGCTGACGTACTCGACGTGCCGCAGGGCATCGTGATCGAAGACCGCGATGTTGCCGCTGGTCATGTAGGCGATGTGAACGTCGTGCCCCTGCTGGGCAAGCGTGATCAGCGTGCCCCCCATCGAGATCACGTCGTCGTCGGGGTGCGGGCTGAAGACGATGATGGTCTGCTTTTCCTTCCCGCCGGGATGATTGCAGATCGTTTCCATCAGCGAATCGAAGACACGCTGGCGGATGTTTTCGACCGGCCCGCTCTCATGGACGAGATCGGTCAGGTGATGCCCCATGAAGTCGCGGGCTTCGAGCTTGAGGATCGGCTTGCTGACTTCTTCGGCGAGCCAGATCACCGCGCGGCGTTCGAGTTCGGCCGTCCAGTCGACGCAGTCCACTTCCCAGGGCGTGTTGACGGCCGTCAGTTCCGCAGCGGCTGCCGAGTCGAGCAGCAGCGTCGCGTTGGGGTGAGCCTGCAGGAAGCTGGCCGGGATCTCGGCCGTTTCCTCGTCTTCGGCCGAGCGACGGACGATCGGGGCCTTGTGCTCGCCGAGGGCCATCATGATGACGCGACGGGCATCCATGATCGTCCCCACGCCCATCGTGACGGCGCGCAGGGGGACGTTCTCTTCGCCACCGAAACCGCTCGCGGCATCGCGGCGGGTGACCGGGTCGAGATTGACCAGACGGGTGCGGCTCGCGCGGGAACTGCCCGGTTCGTTGAAGCCGATGTGGCCGGTGCGGCCGATGCCCAGCATCTGGATGTCGATACCGCCGGCCGCTGCGATCGCCTTTTCATATTCGGCACAGAAGCGGTCGACCTTGCCGCGGGAGAGCTGCCCGTCGGGGATGTGGATGTTCTCTTCAGGCACGTTGACGTGGTCGAAGAAGTTTTCGCGCATCCAGCGGTGGTAGCTGTGGACCGAATCCGGCTCCATCGGCCAGTATTCGTCGAGGTTGAAGGTGACGACATTCGAGAAGTCGAGACCTTCTTCCTGATGCAGCCGGATCAGTTCGCGGTACACGCCGATCGGGGTCGAGCCGGTCGGCAGCCCGAGCACGGCCTGGCGTCCTTCCGATTGACGCTGGCGGATCAGATCGGCCACCTCGGCAGCGACATGGCGTGCGAGAACCGCCGCGTTGCGGTACAGGACGCAGGGGAGGACGGTTCCGGGAAGCAGACGTCCCGGCTGTTCGTCGGTGAGGTCGGCGCTCTGCGAAGTGGGCACAGTCGGCATGCTCATGGCGAAAGACAGTTCGTTGTTGTAAGTTCGGTCCGTCGCGGCAGGGCCGCGGCTGAAACCATCATCGTCTATCACAATTGGGTGACGGGAAATTTTCAATGTCCGGACCGCAGGCTCCCCCTCGAATCCTGGCGATTCATGCACATCCTGACGACCTTGAGCTTCAATGTGCAGGCACGCTGGCCTTGCTGAAGAAACGGGGCTGTCCGGTTGTGATGGCCACGATGACGCCCGGCGACTGCGGGAGCGCCGAGCTGGGGCCCGACGAAATCGCGGCCGTTCGCCGCGAGGAGGCCCGCCGGTCTGCAGAGATGCTCGGTGCGGAGTACGTCTGCCTGGAATTCCGCGATCTGAGCATCTGCGTCGACAACGACAGCCGTCGTCGCGTCACTGAAATCATACGCAAAACCCGACCGGACCTGGTAATCACCGCACCGCCGGTCGATTACATGTCCGACCACGAGATGACCAGTCGGCTGGTTCGCGACGCCTGCTTCAATGCGTCGTGCCCGAATTACCTGACGCAGCAGTGGGATCCGGCCCCCGCGACGGAGAAGATTCCCCACCTGTACTACGTCGACCCGATCGAAGGGGTGGACTGGTACGGCCAGCCTGTTCCTCACGATTTCGTACTGGACATTTCGGAGACGTTCGAGTTCAAGCTCGAAATGCTCGCGTGTCACGAGAGCCAGCGGGCCTGGCTCCGCAAGCAGCATGGGCTCGATGAGTACCTCGATGGCTGCCGTCGCTGGAGCAGCAAACGGGGGGCGGAGATCGGCGTCGAGTACGGTGAGGCGTTCCGGCAACACCGGGGCCATCCGTACCCGGGCGACAACCTGCTGCAGGAACTGATTGCGGGCTGAGAATGCCCGCATCGGCTGATTGAGGGCCCCCCGGTCGCAGCCGGTGGGCTCTCGCAATGCTCGAGACTCATCTCTCCCTCACACCTCGTGCGTTTCGCCGTCCTCATGGTAGACGACCTTGTACAGGTCCCGGCGGCGGTCGTTCCAGTTCTGCACGCTCCCGCTTCCGTCCCGATGGATGCGCAGCATCTCGACGTCGACGTCGTGAATGATCAGCGTTTCGACGTTGGGGGTGCACTCGGCGGCGACCGCATCGCGTGAGAACTCGGCATCGGCCGGTGTGAAGATCGCCGACTGCGCGTAGTGGATATCGGAGTTCTCTACGAACGGCAGGTTTCCTGTGCAGCCGGCCACGGCCACGTACAGGTGGTTCTCCACGCAGCGAGCCAGCGCGCAATGGCGGATCCGCAGGTATCCGTGCCGTGTATCGGTGTTGAACGGCACGAAGATAATGCGGGCTCCTTTCTGCGCAGCGATGCGGACCAGTTCGGGGAACTCGATGTCGTAGCAGACGAGGATCGCGATCGTGCCGCAGTCGGTATCGAAGACCTCGACACGGTTGCCGGGGCTCACACCCCACCATTTCCGTTCGCTCGGTGTGATGTGAATCTTGTACTGCTTGCCGAGCGTTCCGTCGCGGCGGAACAGGTACGCGACGTTGTAGAGCACCTCGTTCTCGAGCACGAACTGCGATCCGCCAATCACGTTCACGTTGTACTTGACCGCCATCTCGGTGAAGAGTTCGAGATACTGCGGCGTGAACTCCGAGAGCTTGCGGGCCGCCTGGCCGCTGCGCGTCCCCGGCACGCAGGAGAGGAGCTGAGTGGTCATCAGTTCGGGGAAGAGCACGAAGTCGCTCTTGTAGTCGGATGCAACGTCGATGAAGAACTCGCACTGCTGGGCGAACTCTTCGAAGCTGTTGACGGCCCGCATCTGGTACTGCACGGCGGCGAGGCGGATCAGCTCGACCGGATGGTGATAGCGGCGTTTGGCTCCCGGCTGGTGGTCGAGATTCCGCCATTCGAGAAACGTGGCGTAGCCGCGCGACGACGTGTCGGAGGGGAAGTAGTCGGCAATCAGCCCCTGCAGAGCAAAGCCGTTGGAGAGCTGGGCCGTCAGCACCGGGTCGAACAGCGTCTTGTCGATCACCCGCTCGACGTACTCGCGGGCCGACATCTTGTCCGCATGAGCGCCATAACCGGGAATCCGCCCCCCGATGATGATCCGCGAGAGGTTGTGGCTGCGGCAGATCTCCTTGCGGGCGTCGTAGAGCCGCCGCGACAGCTTCATGCCGCGGAACTTCGGATCGACCATGATCTCGATGCCGTACAGTGTGTCTCCCTTCGGATCATGATTCCGGATGTACCCGTTGTCGGTGACTTTGGTCCAGTCGTGCCAGGAGAGGTTGGGATCGTAATCGACGATGAGGCTGCTGGAAGAGGCGGCCAGCTCGCCGTCGATCTCGATGCAGATCTGCCCTTCGGGGAAGGTTCGCAACTGGCTCTCGATCTGGTCGCGTCCCCACGGCTGCATGCTGGGAAAGCATCGCTGCTGCATGTCGATGAGGGCATCGAAGTCGTCAATCCGGAGTGGGCGGACGATCGTTTTCCACTCGAAGTCTTTCAGGTTCAGCTTGTCCATTCTGTGCTCCATGGCAGAAAACGAATCGGGATGTGCTCAAGTCTTGTCGTGATGCCCGCTGCAGATCCATGCCCGGCCTTACCGGGGCGGCTGCTGCTCGCTGGATTCACCAGGTCTTCGCTCTGAGATCATCTCCCACTCAACGTTTCGCTGTAAGAAGTGGCACTCGTCGATTGTAAATTGTGCATGTCGACGGGTGGTCAGACGCGGGGCTACAGGTCGCCTGGTTTTTGTTTGAATCTGTAACGCGTGTGGTCTTCCGGGTTTGTGCATTCTCGTCAAGTTCGGTGG
This region includes:
- a CDS encoding carbon-nitrogen hydrolase family protein, giving the protein MDKLNLKDFEWKTIVRPLRIDDFDALIDMQQRCFPSMQPWGRDQIESQLRTFPEGQICIEIDGELAASSSSLIVDYDPNLSWHDWTKVTDNGYIRNHDPKGDTLYGIEIMVDPKFRGMKLSRRLYDARKEICRSHNLSRIIIGGRIPGYGAHADKMSAREYVERVIDKTLFDPVLTAQLSNGFALQGLIADYFPSDTSSRGYATFLEWRNLDHQPGAKRRYHHPVELIRLAAVQYQMRAVNSFEEFAQQCEFFIDVASDYKSDFVLFPELMTTQLLSCVPGTRSGQAARKLSEFTPQYLELFTEMAVKYNVNVIGGSQFVLENEVLYNVAYLFRRDGTLGKQYKIHITPSERKWWGVSPGNRVEVFDTDCGTIAILVCYDIEFPELVRIAAQKGARIIFVPFNTDTRHGYLRIRHCALARCVENHLYVAVAGCTGNLPFVENSDIHYAQSAIFTPADAEFSRDAVAAECTPNVETLIIHDVDVEMLRIHRDGSGSVQNWNDRRRDLYKVVYHEDGETHEV
- a CDS encoding DUF1559 domain-containing protein, yielding MTLPTTHRPRRRGFTLIELLVVIAIIAILVALLLPAVQQAREAARRSQCKNNLKQFGVALHNYHDTHGAFPPGYIARYVSATDPASAETGPGFAWGTMILPFVDQAPTYNQLNFSLDATDAVNIDSGRQVLSVFRCPSDTAPGTFTVSDGSSDYQLGTANYVGIFGYGSVTMAPGRPDPAGILYRNSRTRMRDIVDGTSNTLLVGERSWRHQFVSGQPAIDASSTWYAAIPGVMRPAGMGMMPDEGPGSLVLGHVGQTMMSGMAMHHTPNSTNHIVNFSSLHEGGIQFLMADGSVHFLSENVDYNLFRWLGQRADGNVVNFP
- a CDS encoding dihydrodipicolinate synthase family protein, whose translation is MAERLRGIFTPNLVPYDADGGINEPELRRYVDWLIERGVHGLYPNGSTGEFTRFTPEERQRIVAIIADQARGRVPILAGAAEANARETLRACEAYAEMGVRAVAIVAPFYYKLSPASVYAYFREIGLNTPIDVTLYNIPMFASPIDVPTVQRLSEECERIVAIKDSSGEIPHMIRMIQAVRPNRPEFSFLTGWDAALMPMLLVGCDGGTNASSGVVPELTRKLYDLTLAGQLDEARHIQYDLVTLFDTMIFQAEFPEGFRAAVNLRGFQMGRGRQPLSEGQLADLSELSRTLQCLLSTHGFTDQPVGGCPVDTPAPTSSGGAGSADDVSRITQAVLAELKRRGLA
- a CDS encoding PIG-L deacetylase family protein, yielding MSGPQAPPRILAIHAHPDDLELQCAGTLALLKKRGCPVVMATMTPGDCGSAELGPDEIAAVRREEARRSAEMLGAEYVCLEFRDLSICVDNDSRRRVTEIIRKTRPDLVITAPPVDYMSDHEMTSRLVRDACFNASCPNYLTQQWDPAPATEKIPHLYYVDPIEGVDWYGQPVPHDFVLDISETFEFKLEMLACHESQRAWLRKQHGLDEYLDGCRRWSSKRGAEIGVEYGEAFRQHRGHPYPGDNLLQELIAG
- the nagB gene encoding glucosamine-6-phosphate deaminase, producing MSMPTVPTSQSADLTDEQPGRLLPGTVLPCVLYRNAAVLARHVAAEVADLIRQRQSEGRQAVLGLPTGSTPIGVYRELIRLHQEEGLDFSNVVTFNLDEYWPMEPDSVHSYHRWMRENFFDHVNVPEENIHIPDGQLSRGKVDRFCAEYEKAIAAAGGIDIQMLGIGRTGHIGFNEPGSSRASRTRLVNLDPVTRRDAASGFGGEENVPLRAVTMGVGTIMDARRVIMMALGEHKAPIVRRSAEDEETAEIPASFLQAHPNATLLLDSAAAAELTAVNTPWEVDCVDWTAELERRAVIWLAEEVSKPILKLEARDFMGHHLTDLVHESGPVENIRQRVFDSLMETICNHPGGKEKQTIIVFSPHPDDDVISMGGTLITLAQQGHDVHIAYMTSGNIAVFDHDALRHVEYVSEYLKMFNLQSQESTAMETGLREALARRGDSNSPEVLKVKGLIRKTEAVCAAETAGVPADHCHFLDMPFYQTGQVKKKPIGDEDVAIVAELIRTLEPAQIYLAGDLSDPHGTHRMCAEAIISALKVLGEDDLQPEAWLYRGAWQEYEPHEIDRAVPLSPEVMLRKKLAIFKHESQKDAALFPGHDEREFWVRAEARTKQTARRYNELGLPEYFGVEAFRRLEGEL